From the genome of Cognaticolwellia beringensis, one region includes:
- a CDS encoding sensor histidine kinase: MSNNMDMTKLVAQLNEKQKQISQQLYFGNEQMRGLAKRVWRVQEDERKHIARELHDGVGQLLTALINQLQQVQKGDPTIALSESIDLARQALSDTRVISRLMRPRILDDLGLIPALEWLVRIMGEPEEAEIEFHHQINTEIDSDTQTLAFRVIQEALTNAIKHAQAKTITLNVIATSKLLMIKIADDGVGMPLDTEDNPDGFGLGAMRDRVSAFGGQLTINSSPNQGCEIKVLVTGREMS, translated from the coding sequence ATGAGCAATAATATGGATATGACTAAGTTGGTAGCACAACTTAATGAAAAGCAAAAGCAAATATCTCAACAGTTATATTTTGGTAACGAGCAAATGCGTGGCTTAGCTAAGCGGGTATGGCGAGTACAAGAAGATGAACGCAAGCATATTGCCCGAGAATTACACGATGGTGTAGGGCAACTTTTAACGGCTTTGATCAATCAATTGCAACAAGTACAAAAGGGCGATCCGACCATAGCACTGAGTGAAAGCATTGATTTAGCGCGCCAAGCCTTGTCTGATACTCGGGTTATTTCTCGTCTAATGCGACCAAGAATTTTAGACGATCTTGGTCTCATCCCCGCTTTAGAATGGTTAGTGAGAATAATGGGCGAGCCAGAAGAGGCAGAAATTGAATTTCATCATCAGATAAATACCGAGATAGATAGCGATACCCAAACCTTAGCTTTTCGTGTCATACAAGAAGCTCTAACTAATGCGATTAAACATGCTCAAGCTAAAACTATTACCTTAAATGTAATAGCAACAAGTAAACTGTTAATGATCAAAATAGCAGATGATGGTGTTGGTATGCCTCTTGATACAGAAGATAACCCAGATGGCTTCGGCTTGGGCGCTATGCGAGATAGGGTCAGTGCTTTTGGTGGCCAGTTAACCATTAATTCATCACCTAACCAAGGTTGCGAAATCAAGGTTCTAGTGACAGGAAGAGAAATGTCATGA
- a CDS encoding response regulator transcription factor, giving the protein MISVLIADDHTILRHGLVSLLSKDENIRVVAEAADGVEAIKKALELKPTVIVIDISMPEMNGMEAVKRLHEQLPEAKVLVLTMHEEQEYVIHMVRAGASGYLLKDSASDELIDAVKALAEGKTYFSQYAASVLATQYNKPAESWQDPYKNLTNREREVFHLIIEGKTTKEIARSLDISVKTAENHRGKVLDKLDVANAAELVRYAAKHHLLV; this is encoded by the coding sequence ATGATCAGCGTACTTATTGCCGATGACCATACTATTTTACGCCACGGTCTGGTGAGTTTATTAAGCAAAGATGAAAATATTCGCGTGGTAGCTGAGGCTGCAGATGGGGTGGAGGCGATTAAAAAAGCACTGGAATTAAAGCCAACGGTTATTGTTATTGATATCAGTATGCCTGAGATGAATGGCATGGAAGCAGTTAAACGCTTACATGAACAATTACCTGAAGCTAAAGTGTTAGTACTTACTATGCATGAAGAGCAAGAGTATGTAATACATATGGTTAGAGCAGGGGCTTCTGGTTATCTATTAAAAGACAGTGCGAGTGATGAATTAATTGATGCTGTTAAAGCTTTAGCAGAAGGGAAAACCTATTTTAGCCAATATGCCGCCAGTGTTTTAGCCACTCAATACAATAAACCAGCCGAAAGTTGGCAAGACCCTTATAAAAATCTGACTAATCGTGAGCGTGAAGTATTTCATTTGATCATTGAAGGTAAAACCACGAAAGAAATCGCTCGTTCTTTAGATATTAGTGTCAAAACCGCGGAAAATCATCGCGGAAAAGTATTAGACAAACTTGATGTCGCTAATGCCGCAGAACTAGTGCGCTATGCCGCAAAACACCATCTATTAGTGTAA